One Candidatus Binatia bacterium genomic window, CGGCGGCGATGCGGCCGATCATCGGGCTGGTCTCGATCCCGCAGCCGCCCTGGCCCGCGAGCCAGAAGAAGCCGGGCAGCTTCGGGTCCTCGCCGACGACGTGCACGCGGTCGGGTGCGAAGGTGCGCAGCCCGGACCAGCGCCGCTTGAGCGTGCGCGGCCGCAGCGCCGGCGCGAGACGCGCGAAGCGCTCGATGCCCTCGGCGATCACCGTGTCGTCGGGCGTCGCGTCGCACGGCTCCATCGCGTCCTCGTCCATCGGGCTCATCATCAGGTCGCCCGCTTCCGGCGCGAAGTAGATCCCGTGCGCGTCGCTCGTGATGAGCGGCCAGTCGCCGAGCGCGACGCCGTCGGGCGGCGGGAAGACGACGATCGTGCGGCGGTGCGGGACGAGCGGGATCGGCGACGCGCCCGCCATGCGCGCGATCGTTCCCGCCCAGGCGCCCGCCGCGTCGACCACGAGACGCGCGCGCAGCGTGCCCTCGGCGGTCACGACGCCGCGGCAGCGTCCGCTCTCGACCAGCACGTCCTTCACCTCGACGCCGAGCCGCTGCTCGACGCCGCGGCGCCGCGCGTGACGCAGGTAGCTCGACAGGATCTCGTGCACGTCGAGCCGGCCGTCGTCGGCGACGAGCACGCCGCCCGCGATCTCGTTCGGGTCGACGTAGGGCACGCGCTCGAGCACCTCGGCGACCGAGAGCAGCGCGAAGGGCAGGCCGGACGCACGCAGCCGCGGCTCGGCCTCGCGCACCGCGCTCCACTGCGGCTCCGGATAGACGTTGATCACCGCCGTGCGCTTGAGCAGCGGGCTCTCCGCGAAGCCCGGCGGCGGGTCGCGGAAGAAGGGTGCGCTCGCGACCTTGATCGCGAGCAGCGTCGGGTTCGAGTCCATCGAGTTCAGCGTCGCCGCGCTGCGCCCGGTCGAGTGGTAGGCGAGGCTCTGCTCGCGCTCGAGCAGCAGCACGTCGGTGCAGCCGCGCTCGGCGAGGAAGTAGGCGAGAGAGGCGCCGGCGATGCCGCTGCCGACGATGATCACCTCGCGCTCACGAGGGGTGGACATCGGCGGTCAGCGTAGCAGAGCGGGGTGACGGGGCGCAGAACGCCGCGAGGCGGCGCAGAGCCGGGCGGCGTCCGGCGGAGGCCGCGGCGACGCGGCGCGATCGGCGACGCCACCTGCGCCGCCACCTGCGCCGTCATCCGTTCTTCGCGCGGCACGCTGGCGGGCGCGCGGCGCGCACCTGTACTAGAGCCGCGTGGCGCGGGCGACGGATCGGAGCGAGCGGGCGCGGCGCGGGCGCGAGGGGCGCGGCCGCGGCGCGCACGAGCGCAAGCGCGTCGCCGAGCGGCGTGCGGCGCCTGTGGCGAGCGCGCGCACGCGCGCGTCCGAAGCCGAGGGACCGCACGTGCCGTGCCCGCACTTCCCGGCCTGCGTCGGCTGTCCGCTGGTCGGCACGCCGTACCCCGCGCAGCTCGCGGCCAAGGACGCGACGCTGCGCGACGCGCTCGCGCGCCAGCATCTGCACGTGACGCGCGTCGAGCCCGCCGTCGGCAGCCCGCGCGCGTTTGGCTACCGCAACCACGCGAAGCTCGTCTTTCGCTCGCGCAGGGCGCCGCACGGCGCGCGCGAGGTCGTGCTCGGCGTCTACCGACCGGGCACCCACAGCGTCGCGCCGGCGGACGGCTGCATCGTCCACCACCGTCTCCTGCAGCCGGTGCTGCGCGTGCTGCGGCGCGAGGTCGAGCGGCTCGAGATCCCGATCTTCGACGAGCGCGTGCGCACCGGCGCGCTGCGCTACGCGCTGGCGCGCGCCTCGAGCGCGCAGGGCGCGGTGCACCTGACGCTGGTCTCCGCGATCTCCGACCCGCCGCAGCTCCGCGAGCTGATCGCGCGGCTGCGGCGCGAGCTGCCGACGCTCGCCGCGGGCTTCCTGTGCGTCAATCCAACGCCGGGCAACGTGCTGCTGACGTCGGACATCCGTCGTCTGTTCGGGCCGCCCGCGCTGCTCGAGCGCTTCGGCGACGTCGAGCTCGAGAGCCGCCCGGATGCCTTTCTGCAGGCGAACGCCGCGGTCGCGTCACGCATCTACGCGACCGTGCGCAGCTGGCTCGCGCCGCGTCCGGACGACGTCGCGCTCGACCTCTACTGCGGCGTCGGCGGCATCGCGCTGCACCTCGCGCCGGCGCTGCGCCGCGTGCTCGGCATCGAGGGGCAGCCGTCGGCGGTCGACTGCGCGACGTCGAGCGCGCGCCGCAGGAGGGTCGCGAACGCCGAGTTCGTCGCGGCGCCGGTCGAGGACACGCTGCGCATCGCGGGCGAGCGCGGGCTCACGAGCCCGACGCTGGTCGCGGTCAATCCGCCGCGCAAGGGGCTCACGGCGCAGGTCGTGGAGGTGGTCGCGCAGCTCGCGCCGCGCAAGATCGCGTACGTCTCGTGCGACCCGACGTCGCTGGCGCGCGACCTCGCGCTGCTCACCGCGCGCGGCTACGGCGTCGAGCGCGTGCGCGCGTTCGACATGCTGCCGCAGACGCCGCACGTCGAGGCGGTGGCGCTGCTCGAGCGGCGCGACGCTCCCTAGCGAGCTCGCTCGTCCCTCGAGCCGTCGTCCGCTCGCGCCGATCGCGTGCGCGGCGACCTGGAGAGACCCGCGACGCGCTTGCGTGCGCTGCCGCGTCGTGAGAAGCGAGCCGGCCGTGGCGAACAAGCAGATCTGCGAATCCGCGCGCGACGCCGTGGCCGACGTCCACGACGGCGCCTCGATCCTCGTGCACAGCTTCGGCCCGCCGCAGGCGTGGCCGACCGACTGCCTGCTGGCGCTCGCCGAGCGCGGGGTCCGCGACCTGACGGTCGTGTGCAACACGCCCGCGGGCGGCCCGACGTCGCTCAACGTGCTCGCCGACAAGAAGCAGATCCGCAAGCTGATCTGCTCCTACGTCGCGTCGCCGTCGCTGACGACGCCGATCGCCGAGCAGGTGAAGGCGGGCGAGATCGAGCTCGAGATGGTCCCGCAGGGGACGCTGATCGAGCGCGTGCGCGCGGGCGGCTCCGGGCTCGCGGGCTTCTTCACGCCGACCGGCGTGGGCACCGAGGTCGAGCGCGGCAAGGAGGTGCGGGAGTTCGACGGCAAGCGCTACGTCTTCGAGCGCGCGATCCGCACCGACTTCGCGCTGGTCAAGGCGTACCAGGCGGACGGCGCCGGCAACCTCACGTACCGGCGCGGCGCGCGCAACTTCGGCCCGTGGATGGCGGCCGCGGCGAAGACGACGATCGCCGAGGTGCACGAGATCGTGCCGACCGGAACGCTCGATCCCGAGGCGGTGGTGACGCCCGGCATCTTCGTCGACCGCATCGTCAAGACGACGACGCACATCGACGTCGGCGTCCTGCGCCAGATCCTGCAGCTCGTCGGGCGGCAGAACAACATGGAGGGACGCGCGGTGCGCGACGGCGGTCCGACGGGTCTGCCCGCCGACCTGATGGCGATGCGCGCGGCGGCGCTGCTGCGCGAGGGCGAGTACGTGAACCTCGGCATCGGTCTGCCGACGCTGGTGTCGAACTACGTCGCGGGACGCGGCGTCACGCTGCACAGCGAGAACGGCATCCTCGGCTACGGCGGCTTCCCGGAGGAAGGGCAGGAGGACGTCGATCTCTACAACGCGAGCGGTCAGCTCGTGACGCCGCTGCCCGAGACCTCGTACTTCGACTCCACCGTGTCGTTCGCGATGGCGCGCAGCGGGCGCGTGTCGACGATCATCCTCGGCGCGTTCCAGGTGGCGCAGAACGGCGACCTCGCGAACTGGAGCCTGCCGTCGGGCGGCGGCGGCATCGGCGGCGCGATGGACCTCGCCGCGGGGGGCGCGCGCGTGATCGCGCTCTGCTACCAGCTCGAGCGCAACGGCCGCTCGAAGCTGGTCGACAAGCTCACCTATCCGCCGACGGCGCTCGGCTGCGTCAAGGCGGTGGTCACGGACCTCGCGTACTTCGACATCGACGCGGACGGATTCCTGCTGCGCGAGCTCGCGCCCGGCGTGACGGTCGACGACGTCAAGGCGGCGACCGCAGCACCGCTGCGGGTCGCGCGCGACGTCAAGGAGATGGAGTTCGCCTGACCGCCGCCGCGCTCGCTCGAGCGCGGCCACGGGTACGTGCGGCGCGCCGTCGTGCCCACGGTCGAGGTCTCGGCGAGCGCCGCGCGCGCGGCGGCGTCCGCGTCACCAGAGCTGGTCGGTGTAGCGGTCCGTGCCCACCACCGTCGGCAGCCACGGCGACGCGAACACGACCTGCCCGAGCCCGGTCTTCTCGAGCTCCGCTGCGTAGTCGCGGAAGCGCTGCCAGGACGACGCCGCCGGGCCGTCGAGGAACCAGAGCTGCATGTCGAGTCGGTCGGTGTTCTCGACGAGCGGGATCGACATCGGCGCCTTGCCCTGCGGCACCGGCGACCAGGTCGAGCACATCGCGGCGTCGGAGCCTTGCAGGAAGCGGGGCAGGAGGTCGCCGCGCAGCCACCGGTCGAGCTGGTCCTGCGCGACGCCCTCGCGGCGCAGCACGGCGATGGTCGCGAGACCCGGGAAGCGGTGGTCGAGCGCGAGCGCGAGCGGCACCGGATCGGCGTCGCGGTAGTGCACCCAGTCGAGGTGGTACATCAGCGTGTGCACGTGCGTGCGCTGCTCGAAGCCGCGGCCGTTGCGGTAGAGCCAGTGCGCCTGCTCGTTGCCCCAGGCGCGGTAGTCGTCGAAGCGTCCCTGCTGGATCCAGTACATCGCGACGTACGACCCCGCGCGCACCGTCGGCTTGGCGATCGGGCTGTCCTCGGGAAAGCGCAGGTTCTTGAGGTCGCGCGTCGCCACCCAGCGCGCGCCGGCGAACAGCCACGGGCCGATCAGGCAGCCGGCGTAGAAGTGGTCGCGCTCGTACCAGCGGTTGTACGCCACCTCGTGGCCCGGGTGCGGGTCGACCATCGTCAGCAGCATGCTGCCGACCTCGACCGGATGATCGTTCGACGTCTCCATCGCGCTCACCACGGGGTCTCGAGATCGCCCTTGCGCAAGCGCTGCGCGATCAGGATCTGCTGCACCTCCGACGAGCCGTCGTAGATGCGCACCACGCGCGCGTCGCGCCAGATGCGGTCGAGCATGTACTCGCCGCGGATGTAGCCGTAGCCGCCGAGCATCTGGATCGCGTCGTCGACCGTCTGCCAGAGCGCCTCGCCGCAGAAGTACTTCGCGGTCGACGACTCGCGGATCGCCGGGCTGCCGCGGTCGATGAGCCAGGCGCTGCGGTAGACGAGCATGCGCGCGGCCTCCGTGCGCGCGCTCATCTGCGCGAGGCGGAAGGCGAGCGCCTGGTGGTCGAGCAGCGGCTTGCCGAAGGTCTGGCGCGCCTCGCCGTGCTCGATCGCGAGCTCCATCGCCTTCTGCGCGGCGCCGACCGAGCGCGCCGACAGCATCGTGCGTCCCTCGGACAGCGAGCGCTTCGCGATGTCGAAGCCCTTGCCTTCCTCGCCGAGCAGCGCGCTCGCGGGGATGCGGCAGTCCTCGAACACCAGCTCGCAGATCGCCGAGCCCTTGTGGCCGAGCGTGTCGAACACCTGGCCGATCTGGAAGCCCGGCGTGTCGGTGTCGACGATGAACGCGGTGATGCCCTTCGGCGCGCGCGCGAAGACCACCGCGTGGTGCGCGTACGGCGCGTTGGTGATGAAGATCTTGCGGCCGTTCAGCACCCAGTGGTCGCCGTCGCGCTCGGCGCGGGTCTGCAGGTTGCCGGCGTCGGAGCCGGCGCCGGGCTCGGTGAGCGCGAAGCAGCCGAGCCACTCGCCGGTCGCCATCTTCGGCAGGTAGCGCTCCTTCTGCTCCTTGGTGCCGAAGAGGTTGATGCCGGTGCAGCCGATGCCGGTATGCACGCTGATGTAGCTCGCGAGGCCCCAGGGACCGCGGCCGAGCATCTCGTGCACGAGCGCCTTCTGCACGACCGTGAGGCCGAGGCCGCCGTACTCGGGCGCGATCGACAGCCCGAACAGCCCGAGCTCGCGCGCGCGCTCGAGCACGGTGTCGGGCAGGCGGTCGGTTCGCTCGATCTCCTGCCAGACCGGGTTGACGACCTCCTCGACGAACTCGCGAACCGTGTCGCGAAGCTGGCGTTCCTCGTCGCTGAGAGTGAAGTCCATGCGGGATCTCCTCGTTCGGCACCGGTCGGTGCGCGCACGCGCGCCGACGCGGCAGTCCTAGCGGAGCGGCCCCGCGAGGCAAAGCGAGGGGGCGCGCGCGCAGCCGGATTGGTCCGAGCGCGCGGAGGGCTACTGCGCGAGCGGCGCGTTCAGACGGTCGTCCTCGACGCCCGCGACCAGCGGCGAGCGCTCGATCGCGGCGCGCTCGCCCTTCGGCAGCGACAGGACGACCAGCGGCAGCATGTCGTAGGTCCGCACGACGCGGTGCGGGACGTCGGCGATCGAGCTCAGGAACTCCTCGCGCGTCCGCGCGACGGCGCTCTTGTAGACCTCCGAGTCCGGTGCCGCGCCGGCGGGCGCCTCGAAGCGCAGGCGGACGATCACCTGGGCTTCGTCCGCTCGGCTCGCGTCGTCGGCGCGCTTCATCGTGCCCGGCGCCGGATTCTCGGCGCGGCCCGAAGGCGAGTCGACGGCGTCCGGCGGCGCTCCCACCGGCGGCGCGTCACAGGCGACCAGCGCGAGCGCGAGCAGGGCGCCGTGCACGGCGCGCACGAAGGACCTCATTCGGCACGCAGCGCGCTCGGCACGCCGCGCTTGACGACCTTGTAGCCCTTGCCCGCGCGGTGCGCGGCCGGGAAGTCGTCGGGCGCGACCGTGCGCTCGGGGCCGCCCTCGATCCCGATGACGAGCTTCGTGCGCGGCGGCGGCACGACCGCGCCCACGACGCGGTCCTGCGGATCGAGCCGCATCAGGATGACGCCGCGACCCGCGCCCGAGAGCTCCGCCGCCTCCTCGACCGGGAAGCGCAGGCCCTTGCCGCTGCGCGCGAGGCAGAAGACCTCCGGCCCCTCGACGCCGGTGACCGCGACCAGCTCGTCGCCGTCCGCGACACGCGCGAAGCGACGCCCGGCGCGGGTCGTCACCGAGAGGTCGGGCGTGGTGCGGAAGCCGTAGCCCGCGGCCGAGACGACGAGCAGCGGCCGGGCCTCCTCGGTGAGCTCGATGACCTCGCCGCCGTCGAAGAGGTCGCCCTGGCCGCGCTTGCCGCTGCGCTTGCCGCCGTCCTCGTCCTTGCCGTTGCCCGCGGGCGGGGCGGGCACGAGCAGCGAGGCGACGACGCGCTCGCCGTCGCCGAACTTGAACATCGACTGCACGGGCTCGCCGTAGCCGGTCGTCGCCGGCACGTCGGTCACCGGCATCACGTAGAGCACGCCCTTGCTCGAGAACAGCGCGATGCGGTCGCGCGTGCTGCCCTGGTGGATCGCCCACAGCGCGTCGCCCTCGCGCAGCCGCGCGCTCGACGGATCCTTGAGCTCGCGCACGCGCCGGATCCAGCCGTCGCGCGACAGCAGCACCGTCGCCTCCTCGTGCACGATGTAGGCGTTCGGATCGTAGGCGAGCTCCTCGCGGCCGCTCGCCGACACCACGGTGCGGCGCTTGTCGCCGTATTTATTCTTGATGTCGGTGATCTCGCCGCGGATCAGCTTCCAGCGCTCGGCGGGCTTCTTCAGCAGCCGCTCGACCTCGGCGAGGCGCTTCTGCTTCTCCTCGCGCTCGCTGCGGATCTTGTCGATCTCGAGGCGCGCGAGCTGGTAGAGGCGCAGCTCGAGGATCGCGTCGACCTGCTCCTCGTCGAGCGAGAAGCGCTTCATCAGCTTGGCCGCCGCGTCGGCGCGGCTCTCGGCCTTGCGGATGATGCGGATCGCCTCGTCGAGGTTGTCGTAGATCTTGATGAAGCCGTCGAGGATGTGCAGGCGCGCGAGCAGCTTGCGCTTCTCGAACTCGAGGCGCCGCGTCACCACCTGCATGCGGAAGTCGAGGAAGTGGCGGCACAGCTCGCGCAGCGACACGCGGCCCGGCTGTCCGACCTGCGAGCTCTCGGTCGGCATCAGGCACGTCAGGTTGACGTTGAAGTTGATCTGCAGGTCGGTGTGCTTGAAGAGGTACGCCATCGCGACCTCGGGCTCGGCGTCGGACTTGAGCTCGAGGACGATGCGCACGTCGGTGGTCGACTCGTCGCGCACGTCGACCACCTGCGGCAGCTTGCGCTCGATGATCAGCGACGCGATCTGCTCGATCACCGACGCCTTGTTGACCGTGTAGGGCACCGAGGTCACGACGACCTGGCGCTTGCCGCGCGGCAGGGTCTCGACCTTGTACTGGCTGCGCAGGCGCAGCGCGCCCTGGCCGGTCTCGTAGACGTTGCGGACCTCGGCCTTGCTCGACAGCAGCTCGCCGCCGGTCGGGAAGTCCGGACCCTTGATGTGCTTGAGCAAGCCCTTCACGTCGATGTCGGGCTCGTCGATCATCGCGACCAGCGCGTCGCACACCTCGGTCAGGTTGTGCGGCGGGATGTTGGTCGCCATGCCGACCGCGATTCCCGTCGAGCCGTTCATCAGCAGCTGCGGAATGCGGCTCGGCAGGACGATCGGCTCCTCGATGGTCGCGTCGTAGTTCGCGCGCCAGTCGACGGTGTCGGAGCCGAGGTCGGCGAGCATCTCCTCGGCGATCGCCGTGAGACGCGCCTCGGTGTAGCGGTAGGCGGCGGGCGCGTCGCCGTCGAGCGAGCCGAAGTTGCCCTCGCCGTGCACGAGCGGGTAGCGCAGCGAGAAGTCCTGCGCCATGCGCACCATCGCATCGTACGCTGCGGTGTCGCCGTGCGGGTGGTACTTGCCGATCACCTCGCCGACGATCTGCGCCGACTTGCGCGGCTTCGCCCCGGCCCCGAGGCGAAGGTTCTGGTACATCGCGTACAGAATTCGCCTCTGCACGGGCTTGAGACCGTCGCGGACGTCGGGCAGCGCGCGCGAGGTGATGACGGAGAGGGCGTAGGCCAGGTAGCGCTGCTCCGCCGCGGTGCGCAGGTCGGCGGCGCTCGTCGGTTGCTCGCTGACGTCGCTCATCCCATCCCCCACCCGGCGAAGGCCGGGAACCTCCTCGGCGGCTTCTAGGCGTTGCGCAGACGTTTCGCCAGCGCAACCGCTCGGTGCATCGCAACGGCCGCGTTGCGCCCCGGCGATGACAAATCGCGGCCATCGGGTTGCGATTGCGTCGCTCCGGGGTGCGAGGGGCAAGCGTTTCGCGGGGTTGTGCGCCGTTCGAACGTGAACGCGGCCGCGTTGCTACGTGTCGCGTGACGACGGCCCGCGCTTTGCACTCGTCGGCGGCGCGGCGTCCGGACGTCGAGCCGTGGGGGAGCGTAGGACGGTGTGGCACGCGGTGGGCCGAAGACGGCGATGAGGACGATGAGCAAGAGAGCGCAAGAGGGCTTCACGCTGGTCGAGCTGCTGGTCGTGGTCGCGATCATCGCCATCCTCGCCGCGATCGCGATCCCGACCTTCTCGTCCTACCGGGCGGACGGCTACGACGCGCACGCGATCAGCGGGCTCGCGAACCTGGCCCGGGCGGAGGAGGTCTTCTTCGCGTCGAACGGGCGCTACACGACCGACGTGGCCGAGCTGCCGCCGTACTACCCACCGACCGGGGTTGTCTTGACGGTCACCGACGCGGGCCCGCAGCGCTTCCGCGCGACCTCGCACCACCCGCTCGGGACGCGCACCTTCACCTGGGACTCGGGGGCGGGCGGGCTGCAGCCGTAGCTGCGCCGCAGCGAAGGAGCAGCATCCGCGGGAAGAACGAGCCGCGCCCGTAGCGAGGCGCCGGGGGCTCTGTTACCGCCCCCAAAGTGAAGGCCGAAGAAACCGCCGCGACCTCGGGCGTCCAGCGTCGCGAGGACGTCCGCAACGTCGCGATCATCGCGCACGTCGACCACGGCAAGACCACGCTGGTCGACGCGCTGCTACGCCAGAGCGGGATCTTCCGCGCCAACGAGCAGGTCGCCGAGCGAGTGATGGACTCGAACGCGATCGAGCGCGAGCGCGGGCTGACGATCCTCGCCAAGAACACCGCGGTCACCTACCGCGGCGTGAAGATCAACATCATCGACACCCCCGGGCACGCCGATTTCGGCGGCGAGGTCGAGCGCACGCTCGCGATGGTCGACGGCGTCCTGCTGCTGGTCGACGCGTCCGAGGGGCCGCTGCCGCAGACGCGCTTCGTGCTGCGCAAGGCGCTCGAGCGCGGCCTGCCGCCGATCGTTTGCATCAACAAGATCGACCGTGCGGACGCGCGCGTCGCCGAGGTGCTCGACGAGGTCTACGGGCTGTTCATCGACCTCGACGCGACCGAGGAGCAGCTCGAGTTCCCGGTGGTCTACACGATCGCGCGCGAGGGCATCGCCAAGCGCTCGCTCGAGGACCCGTCGAGCGATCTCCGTCCCCTGTTCGACGCGATCCTCAACGAGCTGCCGGGACCGCTCGTCGATCCCGGCGCGCCGACGCAGTTCCAGGCGAACAACCTCGACTACGACGACTACGTCGGACGCCTGGCGCTCGGACGCGTGCTCGCCGGCGAGCTGGTCGCCGGACAGACCTACGCGGTGTGCGGCGCCGACGGCGTCCGCACGGCGAAGCTCACCAACCTCTACGGCTGGATCGGCCTCAAGCGCATCAACCTCGAGCGCGCGCAGGCGGGCGACATCGTCGCGCTCGCCGGCATCGAGGACATCCAGATCGGCGACACGGTGGCGGACCGCGAGCGTCCGGTCGCGGCGCCGCGCCTGCGCATCGACGAGCCGACGATCACGATGATCTTCGGCGTCAATACCTCGCCGTGGGCGGGACGCGAGGGGCAGTGGGTGACCTCGCGCAAGCTGCGCGAGCGGCTCGAGACCGAGGCGCGGCGCAACGTCTCGATCCGCGTCGAGGACACGGAGCAGCCGGATCGCCTGCGCGTCTCGGGACGCGGCGAGCTGCAGCTCGCGGTGCTCATCGAGACCATGCGGCGCGAGGGCTACGAGCTCGAGGTGTCGAAGCCCGACG contains:
- a CDS encoding FAD-binding oxidoreductase, whose translation is MSTPREREVIIVGSGIAGASLAYFLAERGCTDVLLLEREQSLAYHSTGRSAATLNSMDSNPTLLAIKVASAPFFRDPPPGFAESPLLKRTAVINVYPEPQWSAVREAEPRLRASGLPFALLSVAEVLERVPYVDPNEIAGGVLVADDGRLDVHEILSSYLRHARRRGVEQRLGVEVKDVLVESGRCRGVVTAEGTLRARLVVDAAGAWAGTIARMAGASPIPLVPHRRTIVVFPPPDGVALGDWPLITSDAHGIYFAPEAGDLMMSPMDEDAMEPCDATPDDTVIAEGIERFARLAPALRPRTLKRRWSGLRTFAPDRVHVVGEDPKLPGFFWLAGQGGCGIETSPMIGRIAADLIVHGRSDAFDTSLLSPRRFADAR
- the rlmD gene encoding 23S rRNA (uracil(1939)-C(5))-methyltransferase RlmD, with protein sequence MARATDRSERARRGREGRGRGAHERKRVAERRAAPVASARTRASEAEGPHVPCPHFPACVGCPLVGTPYPAQLAAKDATLRDALARQHLHVTRVEPAVGSPRAFGYRNHAKLVFRSRRAPHGAREVVLGVYRPGTHSVAPADGCIVHHRLLQPVLRVLRREVERLEIPIFDERVRTGALRYALARASSAQGAVHLTLVSAISDPPQLRELIARLRRELPTLAAGFLCVNPTPGNVLLTSDIRRLFGPPALLERFGDVELESRPDAFLQANAAVASRIYATVRSWLAPRPDDVALDLYCGVGGIALHLAPALRRVLGIEGQPSAVDCATSSARRRRVANAEFVAAPVEDTLRIAGERGLTSPTLVAVNPPRKGLTAQVVEVVAQLAPRKIAYVSCDPTSLARDLALLTARGYGVERVRAFDMLPQTPHVEAVALLERRDAP
- a CDS encoding 3-oxoacid CoA-transferase subunit A, which translates into the protein MANKQICESARDAVADVHDGASILVHSFGPPQAWPTDCLLALAERGVRDLTVVCNTPAGGPTSLNVLADKKQIRKLICSYVASPSLTTPIAEQVKAGEIELEMVPQGTLIERVRAGGSGLAGFFTPTGVGTEVERGKEVREFDGKRYVFERAIRTDFALVKAYQADGAGNLTYRRGARNFGPWMAAAAKTTIAEVHEIVPTGTLDPEAVVTPGIFVDRIVKTTTHIDVGVLRQILQLVGRQNNMEGRAVRDGGPTGLPADLMAMRAAALLREGEYVNLGIGLPTLVSNYVAGRGVTLHSENGILGYGGFPEEGQEDVDLYNASGQLVTPLPETSYFDSTVSFAMARSGRVSTIILGAFQVAQNGDLANWSLPSGGGGIGGAMDLAAGGARVIALCYQLERNGRSKLVDKLTYPPTALGCVKAVVTDLAYFDIDADGFLLRELAPGVTVDDVKAATAAPLRVARDVKEMEFA
- a CDS encoding acyl-CoA dehydrogenase family protein, producing the protein MDFTLSDEERQLRDTVREFVEEVVNPVWQEIERTDRLPDTVLERARELGLFGLSIAPEYGGLGLTVVQKALVHEMLGRGPWGLASYISVHTGIGCTGINLFGTKEQKERYLPKMATGEWLGCFALTEPGAGSDAGNLQTRAERDGDHWVLNGRKIFITNAPYAHHAVVFARAPKGITAFIVDTDTPGFQIGQVFDTLGHKGSAICELVFEDCRIPASALLGEEGKGFDIAKRSLSEGRTMLSARSVGAAQKAMELAIEHGEARQTFGKPLLDHQALAFRLAQMSARTEAARMLVYRSAWLIDRGSPAIRESSTAKYFCGEALWQTVDDAIQMLGGYGYIRGEYMLDRIWRDARVVRIYDGSSEVQQILIAQRLRKGDLETPW
- a CDS encoding DNA topoisomerase IV subunit A encodes the protein MSDVSEQPTSAADLRTAAEQRYLAYALSVITSRALPDVRDGLKPVQRRILYAMYQNLRLGAGAKPRKSAQIVGEVIGKYHPHGDTAAYDAMVRMAQDFSLRYPLVHGEGNFGSLDGDAPAAYRYTEARLTAIAEEMLADLGSDTVDWRANYDATIEEPIVLPSRIPQLLMNGSTGIAVGMATNIPPHNLTEVCDALVAMIDEPDIDVKGLLKHIKGPDFPTGGELLSSKAEVRNVYETGQGALRLRSQYKVETLPRGKRQVVVTSVPYTVNKASVIEQIASLIIERKLPQVVDVRDESTTDVRIVLELKSDAEPEVAMAYLFKHTDLQINFNVNLTCLMPTESSQVGQPGRVSLRELCRHFLDFRMQVVTRRLEFEKRKLLARLHILDGFIKIYDNLDEAIRIIRKAESRADAAAKLMKRFSLDEEQVDAILELRLYQLARLEIDKIRSEREEKQKRLAEVERLLKKPAERWKLIRGEITDIKNKYGDKRRTVVSASGREELAYDPNAYIVHEEATVLLSRDGWIRRVRELKDPSSARLREGDALWAIHQGSTRDRIALFSSKGVLYVMPVTDVPATTGYGEPVQSMFKFGDGERVVASLLVPAPPAGNGKDEDGGKRSGKRGQGDLFDGGEVIELTEEARPLLVVSAAGYGFRTTPDLSVTTRAGRRFARVADGDELVAVTGVEGPEVFCLARSGKGLRFPVEEAAELSGAGRGVILMRLDPQDRVVGAVVPPPRTKLVIGIEGGPERTVAPDDFPAAHRAGKGYKVVKRGVPSALRAE
- a CDS encoding prepilin-type N-terminal cleavage/methylation domain-containing protein, which encodes MSKRAQEGFTLVELLVVVAIIAILAAIAIPTFSSYRADGYDAHAISGLANLARAEEVFFASNGRYTTDVAELPPYYPPTGVVLTVTDAGPQRFRATSHHPLGTRTFTWDSGAGGLQP
- the typA gene encoding translational GTPase TypA, with translation MKAEETAATSGVQRREDVRNVAIIAHVDHGKTTLVDALLRQSGIFRANEQVAERVMDSNAIERERGLTILAKNTAVTYRGVKINIIDTPGHADFGGEVERTLAMVDGVLLLVDASEGPLPQTRFVLRKALERGLPPIVCINKIDRADARVAEVLDEVYGLFIDLDATEEQLEFPVVYTIAREGIAKRSLEDPSSDLRPLFDAILNELPGPLVDPGAPTQFQANNLDYDDYVGRLALGRVLAGELVAGQTYAVCGADGVRTAKLTNLYGWIGLKRINLERAQAGDIVALAGIEDIQIGDTVADRERPVAAPRLRIDEPTITMIFGVNTSPWAGREGQWVTSRKLRERLETEARRNVSIRVEDTEQPDRLRVSGRGELQLAVLIETMRREGYELEVSKPDVLTRKENDQVLEPMEVAVIDLPEEYIGVVSQLLAMRRGVMTKMSPPSSGRVRLEFSVPSRGLIGFRSSFLTDTRGTGIINAMFDGWAPWAGEIQRRTNGAMVADREGVATPYAIFHLQERGTMFISPGTRVYEGMVIGEYSRAGDLDVNITREKKLTNIRAAGHDEAVRLTPPRQMGLEDALDWIADDELVEVTPESIRIRKRILSQAHRPKRRKEE